A genomic window from Blastocatellia bacterium includes:
- a CDS encoding SDR family NAD(P)-dependent oxidoreductase, whose amino-acid sequence MKKLDGQVVIVTGASSGIGEAAAREIAREGACVVVMARRRERLDALVAEITAAGGQAVAVAGDITVAADRDRVVAEAMERGGRIDALINNAGYGQVGPVELIPLEAIRQNFETNLFSLIALTQQVIPVMRRQRRGRIINISSVAGRIARPFSSVYDATKHALEAISDGLRGELAPFGIHVVVIEPGYIRTEFTQVAQEKMQSVIGDIGPYAPFFSQAVGRYGAARQFAGRPEDIARLIVTALTTRRPRTRYAAPGHAHLALAVKRLLPDGMFHALILRLMGLAKAASAPPEA is encoded by the coding sequence ATGAAAAAGCTCGACGGACAGGTCGTCATTGTGACGGGAGCATCGTCAGGGATCGGGGAAGCGGCGGCGCGAGAGATCGCCCGAGAGGGAGCGTGCGTCGTGGTGATGGCGCGACGGCGCGAGCGGCTGGACGCCCTCGTCGCCGAGATCACTGCCGCGGGTGGACAGGCGGTGGCCGTTGCGGGCGACATCACCGTGGCAGCCGATCGGGACCGCGTGGTGGCCGAGGCGATGGAGCGAGGGGGGCGCATTGACGCACTCATCAACAATGCCGGCTATGGTCAGGTGGGGCCGGTGGAACTCATCCCCCTGGAGGCGATTCGTCAGAATTTCGAGACCAATCTCTTTTCTCTCATTGCCCTGACGCAGCAGGTCATCCCGGTGATGCGCCGACAGCGCCGGGGACGCATCATCAATATCAGCTCGGTTGCCGGTCGAATCGCTCGCCCCTTTTCCTCCGTCTACGACGCGACCAAACATGCCCTGGAAGCCATCTCCGATGGATTGCGGGGAGAGTTGGCTCCCTTCGGGATTCATGTGGTAGTGATCGAGCCGGGGTATATTCGCACGGAATTCACTCAGGTTGCCCAGGAGAAGATGCAGTCGGTGATCGGTGATATCGGGCCGTATGCGCCGTTCTTTTCTCAGGCGGTGGGACGATACGGAGCGGCCCGCCAGTTTGCCGGTCGCCCGGAGGATATTGCCCGCCTGATCGTCACCGCCTTAACGACGCGGCGACCCCGAACGCGCTATGCGGCTCCCGGTCACGCGCATCTGGCCCTGGCGGTCAAGCGCTTATTGCCCGATGGAATGTTTCACGCCCTGATACTCCGGCTGATGGGACTGGCGAAAGCCGCCTCCGCTCCACCAGAGGCCTGA
- a CDS encoding AtpZ/AtpI family protein, producing the protein MFGKGDPVEQLKKFGWATALGLVFLSNVVAGVLIGYYLDRWLGTSPWLFLLFLFIGMAAAIYNVLRIAARMEK; encoded by the coding sequence ATGTTCGGCAAAGGGGATCCGGTAGAACAGTTGAAAAAATTCGGATGGGCGACGGCCCTCGGTCTTGTCTTCCTCTCCAACGTGGTGGCAGGCGTATTGATCGGATATTACCTTGACCGATGGTTGGGGACCTCACCGTGGTTGTTCCTTCTCTTTCTCTTCATCGGCATGGCGGCGGCCATTTACAATGTCCTGCGCATTGCCGCGCGGATGGAGAAATGA
- a CDS encoding thiamine pyrophosphate-binding protein, which yields MNLHGGQLVARTLKAAGVDVIFTLCGGHIMPIYDGCLDEGIRIIDVRHEQAAVHAADAWARCTGRPGVAVITAGPGVTDGVTGVANAYRANSPILVIGGQGPFFQFGQGSLQEMDHVALMKPITKWAGQVLQTERIPELIEVALRHALAGIPGPVFLEIPIDLLMNQVSEKRVYWPRLNFERQGLRPSMTLIDRAADLLCQARRPVLIAGSSVKWADAHRELNRFIDALHLPTYTNGMGRGTVPPDSPNFFAHSRRAALQQADVLVLAGAILDFRLNFGRDLHPEVKIIQMDLDRAVIGQNRSADVGLVGDLGAIFEALREAMVARCPEHRFTAWRDELREIELAALRKMEPRLYSSEVPIDPLRLCREIADFVDDETIVIGDGGDIVSLASKVIPVRWPGQWMDPGPLGCLGIGMPFALAAQLAHPEKKVLVIFGDGSFGFNGFEFDTAVRFNLPIMSVVGNDAAWGQMRRPQIALYGNERAVATKLAPTRYDRVVEALGGYGEWVERPEEIAPALRRMAASGKPACVNVRIAEQPPSLGEKYF from the coding sequence ATGAACCTGCATGGAGGACAGTTAGTCGCCAGGACGTTGAAGGCAGCGGGCGTGGATGTGATCTTCACGCTCTGCGGGGGACACATCATGCCGATCTACGATGGATGCCTGGATGAAGGAATTCGCATCATTGATGTGCGTCACGAGCAGGCCGCAGTGCATGCCGCCGATGCCTGGGCGCGGTGCACGGGCCGACCGGGCGTCGCCGTCATCACGGCGGGTCCCGGTGTCACCGATGGAGTCACCGGCGTGGCCAATGCCTATCGAGCCAATAGCCCGATTCTCGTCATCGGAGGTCAGGGGCCGTTCTTTCAATTCGGGCAGGGCTCGCTTCAAGAGATGGATCACGTCGCCCTCATGAAACCAATCACGAAATGGGCCGGTCAGGTGCTTCAGACCGAACGCATCCCGGAATTGATCGAGGTGGCTTTGCGTCATGCTCTGGCGGGGATTCCCGGGCCCGTCTTCCTGGAGATCCCCATTGACCTGTTGATGAACCAGGTATCGGAGAAGCGAGTCTATTGGCCCCGCCTGAACTTTGAGCGTCAGGGGCTCCGGCCTTCCATGACCCTGATTGATCGGGCGGCGGACCTTCTCTGTCAGGCGCGTCGTCCCGTCTTGATCGCCGGCAGCAGCGTGAAATGGGCCGATGCCCATCGGGAGTTGAATCGGTTCATTGATGCTCTCCACCTGCCGACGTACACCAACGGCATGGGTCGGGGAACTGTCCCGCCCGATTCGCCCAATTTCTTCGCGCATTCGCGGCGGGCGGCGCTCCAGCAGGCGGATGTTCTCGTTCTGGCTGGCGCGATCCTCGATTTTCGCCTCAACTTCGGACGCGATCTTCATCCGGAGGTGAAAATCATCCAGATGGACCTGGATCGCGCGGTGATCGGACAGAATCGTTCAGCCGATGTGGGGTTGGTAGGCGATCTCGGCGCGATCTTCGAGGCGTTGCGAGAAGCGATGGTAGCGCGCTGTCCTGAGCATCGTTTCACCGCCTGGCGCGATGAACTCCGGGAGATCGAACTGGCTGCCCTGCGGAAGATGGAACCCCGCCTCTACAGCTCCGAGGTGCCGATTGATCCCCTGCGCCTGTGTCGAGAGATCGCCGACTTCGTTGATGATGAGACGATCGTCATCGGCGACGGCGGCGACATCGTCTCGCTGGCATCGAAAGTCATCCCGGTTCGCTGGCCCGGTCAATGGATGGACCCCGGACCGCTTGGCTGCCTGGGCATCGGGATGCCGTTTGCTCTGGCCGCGCAACTGGCTCACCCGGAGAAGAAAGTTTTGGTGATTTTCGGCGACGGCTCGTTCGGTTTCAACGGATTTGAATTCGATACGGCCGTGCGATTCAATCTGCCCATCATGTCCGTTGTTGGAAATGACGCCGCCTGGGGACAGATGCGCCGACCCCAGATCGCTCTCTACGGCAACGAACGCGCCGTAGCAACCAAACTCGCTCCGACGCGTTATGATCGCGTGGTGGAGGCGTTGGGTGGCTATGGCGAATGGGTCGAACGTCCCGAAGAAATCGCACCCGCGCTCCGGCGCATGGCTGCCTCGGGCAAACCCGCCTGCGTCAATGTCCGCATTGCCGAGCAGCCGCCGAGCCTCGGCGAAAAATATTTTTGA
- the cmr6 gene encoding type III-B CRISPR module RAMP protein Cmr6, whose protein sequence is MRTHGGKCQNLGLWLDRFILYERRGNQWEQSQQSKRREAAPLNLQRLNQLLTACSRRWEAMLKSYEPDVVQFTAEPEWRVVIGLGSGHVLETNITLHRIYGVPFIPASAVKGVTRAQAFWEIAEKLGVPSVSDDEAEWRGKAKRKTPLQLLNQLLSEGSVKEQTETLEQLQGDELCRDVAAVQSLNLDQWHALAGDFYAVFGTTKRQGKVIFFDAYPAQAPRMKLDVMNPHYADYYQQRVDKTGRPTPPADYLSPVPVYFLTVERTPFAFALASRDSHLRQTAEAWLRTALSNLGIGSKTAAGYGFFSSTQG, encoded by the coding sequence GTGCGTACACACGGCGGCAAATGCCAGAACCTGGGCCTGTGGCTTGACCGTTTTATTCTGTACGAACGGCGGGGCAATCAGTGGGAACAGAGTCAACAGTCTAAAAGGCGTGAAGCCGCACCGCTCAACCTCCAACGACTAAATCAGCTCCTCACCGCGTGCAGCCGTCGCTGGGAAGCGATGCTTAAGTCGTATGAGCCCGATGTGGTGCAGTTCACAGCAGAACCGGAGTGGCGTGTCGTTATCGGTTTAGGGTCAGGGCATGTGTTAGAGACCAACATCACCCTGCACCGCATCTACGGCGTACCTTTCATTCCTGCCAGCGCGGTAAAGGGGGTGACACGAGCACAAGCATTTTGGGAGATTGCCGAAAAGTTAGGCGTGCCTTCCGTTTCGGACGATGAGGCAGAATGGCGTGGGAAGGCGAAGCGCAAAACGCCGTTGCAATTGCTTAACCAGTTGTTGTCTGAAGGTTCGGTGAAGGAGCAGACAGAAACGTTGGAGCAATTGCAGGGGGACGAATTGTGCCGCGACGTAGCGGCTGTGCAATCACTTAACCTCGACCAATGGCATGCGTTGGCGGGTGACTTCTATGCGGTTTTCGGCACAACCAAGCGGCAAGGTAAAGTTATCTTCTTCGACGCTTACCCGGCGCAAGCGCCGCGTATGAAACTCGACGTCATGAATCCACACTATGCTGACTATTACCAGCAAAGGGTAGATAAAACGGGCAGGCCGACTCCGCCTGCAGATTACCTAAGCCCTGTGCCCGTGTATTTCCTTACTGTCGAACGCACGCCCTTTGCCTTTGCCTTGGCGTCTCGGGACAGCCATCTACGCCAAACCGCTGAGGCATGGTTGAGAACGGCGCTAAGCAACTTAGGCATTGGCAGCAAGACAGCGGCAGGATATGGCTTTTTCAGCTCAACGCAGGGATAG
- a CDS encoding type II toxin-antitoxin system HicB family antitoxin, whose amino-acid sequence MARFLVYLEPAEEGGYIVSAPALPGCVTQGETKEEALAMIKDAISGYIASLRKHGEPLPANYEAAEFEVVEVKVGNVAWADCPPSNLIAWRPWRLSARRD is encoded by the coding sequence ATGGCTCGTTTCCTTGTTTATCTGGAACCAGCCGAAGAGGGTGGTTACATCGTTTCGGCTCCGGCTCTCCCTGGTTGCGTGACGCAAGGGGAAACAAAGGAAGAAGCGCTGGCGATGATCAAAGATGCCATCAGTGGCTACATCGCCAGCCTTCGCAAGCACGGCGAACCGCTGCCTGCTAACTATGAAGCAGCAGAATTTGAGGTTGTTGAAGTTAAGGTGGGAAACGTTGCGTGGGCCGATTGCCCGCCCTCAAACCTGATAGCGTGGCGGCCCTGGCGATTATCCGCCAGGCGGGATTGA
- the hutU gene encoding urocanate hydratase, whose product MTRRMIRAPRGREISCKGWHQEAALRMLMNNLDPDVAEKPDELIVYGGTGKAARNWECFDALVTSLRELENDETLLVQSGKPVGIFRTHEWAPRVLIANANLVPHWATLDEFLRLEALGLTMYGQMTAGSWIYIGTQGIVQGTFETFAAVAERHFGGDLRGRLVVSGGMGGMGGAQPLAATMNGAAFLGIDVDPARIERRIKTGYCDRMSFDLDEALTLVLEARARGEALSVGLVGNCADVLPELVRREIVPDVLTDQTSAHDPLNGYVPAGLTLEEAARLRQTDPRDYIRRSYESIARHVEAMLELQRRGAVTFEYGNNIRKQAEIAGVTRAFDFPGFVAAYIRPLFCQGRGPFRWVALSGNPADIHATDDLVCELFPDDRVLQRWIRLAREKVRFQGLPARICWLGYGERAEFGLAINDLIRQGKIEAPIVIGRDHLDCGSVASPYRETEGMKDGSDAIADWPILNALLNTASGASWVSLHHGGGVGIGYSIHAGQVIVADGTSEGARRLERVLTNDPGIGIARHADAGYEEALTTAREKGVKIPLLK is encoded by the coding sequence ATGACGAGACGCATGATTCGGGCTCCCCGAGGCCGGGAAATCAGTTGTAAGGGCTGGCACCAGGAGGCCGCCCTGCGGATGCTCATGAACAATCTCGACCCGGATGTGGCCGAGAAACCCGACGAGTTGATCGTCTACGGAGGAACGGGGAAAGCCGCTCGTAACTGGGAGTGTTTCGACGCGCTCGTGACGTCGCTCCGCGAGCTGGAGAACGACGAAACGCTTCTCGTTCAGTCGGGCAAGCCCGTCGGCATCTTTCGCACTCATGAGTGGGCACCGCGCGTGCTCATCGCCAATGCCAATCTGGTCCCGCACTGGGCCACGCTGGACGAATTTCTCCGCCTGGAAGCGCTGGGTCTGACCATGTACGGTCAGATGACCGCAGGGAGTTGGATTTACATCGGCACCCAGGGCATTGTTCAAGGAACGTTCGAGACGTTTGCCGCCGTTGCCGAACGACATTTCGGCGGCGACTTGCGGGGACGATTGGTCGTCTCCGGCGGCATGGGGGGCATGGGGGGCGCGCAGCCGCTGGCGGCGACCATGAACGGAGCAGCCTTCCTCGGAATTGATGTTGATCCGGCCCGCATCGAGCGCCGCATCAAGACGGGCTACTGCGACCGCATGAGCTTTGATCTCGATGAAGCGTTGACGCTCGTGCTGGAGGCCAGGGCGCGCGGCGAGGCTCTCTCCGTCGGACTTGTCGGCAACTGCGCCGACGTGCTTCCGGAACTCGTCCGGCGAGAGATTGTGCCCGATGTCCTCACCGATCAAACGAGCGCTCACGATCCGCTCAACGGCTATGTTCCCGCCGGTCTCACGCTTGAAGAGGCCGCCCGACTGCGGCAGACCGATCCCCGCGACTACATACGCCGTAGCTACGAATCCATCGCGCGTCACGTCGAAGCTATGCTCGAGCTGCAACGTCGCGGGGCGGTGACCTTTGAATACGGCAATAACATTCGCAAGCAGGCGGAGATCGCCGGCGTGACCCGCGCGTTTGACTTTCCCGGCTTCGTCGCCGCGTACATCCGTCCGCTCTTTTGCCAGGGGCGAGGGCCGTTTCGCTGGGTGGCGCTCTCAGGCAACCCGGCCGATATTCACGCCACGGACGATCTCGTCTGCGAACTGTTCCCCGATGATCGCGTGCTGCAACGGTGGATCCGATTGGCCCGCGAGAAGGTCCGGTTTCAAGGATTGCCCGCACGCATCTGCTGGCTCGGCTATGGCGAACGCGCCGAGTTCGGCCTCGCCATCAATGACCTCATCCGCCAGGGGAAGATCGAAGCCCCCATTGTCATCGGCCGGGATCACCTCGATTGTGGATCGGTGGCCTCGCCTTATCGTGAGACCGAAGGAATGAAGGACGGAAGCGATGCCATCGCCGATTGGCCGATCCTCAACGCGCTGCTCAATACGGCATCGGGAGCCTCCTGGGTATCGCTCCATCACGGCGGCGGCGTGGGCATCGGCTACAGCATTCACGCCGGGCAGGTCATCGTCGCCGATGGAACATCCGAGGGCGCGCGCCGACTGGAACGCGTGCTCACCAATGATCCCGGCATCGGCATTGCCCGTCACGCCGACGCAGGCTATGAGGAGGCCCTCACGACGGCTCGCGAAAAGGGCGTGAAAATCCCGCTGCTGAAATAA
- a CDS encoding putative CRISPR-associated protein has protein sequence MWREILIQVISALLAALLIALIGWIVYRWYSSEAVTRLRIYRRAMRYVLGIRIWQIRRWWRVYSFFRQRDVKDVIKDPAYRVKQEWEFLAQKARAMGVLDSPPSVSEFYKSVRLQMRDTKSLQNEAVIIAEQLRELEEPPPPTPEEFRTRPSPIGIFSPPPSPGKFIDKDRELEQLWQWLEDEEQKTLSIAEPPGRGKTCIAAKLCDEAQQSGKWKVYWVNCSARVTMESILKSFADEWAKEIAEDPVAADSDYYQQLTNASYLYESRLNALTRWLGQKQRLIVLDNYFLAHETLNQVVIAIDRSPGQTKLLLLGRREPSVLESTELPTGVHKFLRLDPLPQEFAREYLIVCEDALRETLSEEQALAIWHKCGGEPEAMKLAAFAARRRSVDELLHLDLPDWSSDMKRWLDELTEILTDSERDALRAACIFSEPHERALLEAVCTATAVTDTSNAINGLIDAHLLERDADDRLSLHDILRDYWRSRLGEEAKRLHARAAEWLEERRTQVKQTQISPDVGDWDENARRRWADYTRRAFNHWREAGEPAKALACAEDLWTVAEDLRLLCQQALDLCEQVGDDAARAVWLRREAALLYNEQKMDAAENRYRQSLELDRQAGNELGQAQTEAALAWLCLEQGRFDEAADFANHSRLLSQQVGDKVTHAAALHVMGLVEEVYSHFLDALTLLASARSLLQEVGTESDELQEDIKRVRRAISMRTILTTVGTSLLSNARRDLNEQQPDEYQLANYLRQTDAVKASAETNSLSRLLTEGDERIVFLCSQTVEGKQCAEALARHYENSGCETRVIEVPDLTYTESRFKMRGLRSLVATLIDQIRREKAQGRSVLINATGGFKAEIAYATLVGLLFDVPVYYIHEAFRDIIEMPPTPISWDYSLLASCEEFFEWINADLRPTPEVDARLRGLPEEVRLLLAEEEGFTLLSPAGEAFYEAYRDHVAQAKPEPIWLSAQAWDTYRAAAPDVRELFDRALKKLGLRELRISGSERVRNCDCLVYPRGHRDERVFFFEADDGSVRVCELARHSDQSYERLIARGVWRNKYQDFQPWREGSVHL, from the coding sequence ATGTGGCGAGAGATCTTAATTCAAGTCATATCCGCGCTTCTTGCTGCGCTCTTAATAGCACTGATTGGCTGGATCGTATACCGTTGGTATTCCTCTGAAGCAGTCACCCGTTTGCGCATCTATCGCAGGGCAATGCGTTATGTATTGGGTATTCGTATCTGGCAAATACGACGTTGGTGGAGAGTTTATTCCTTCTTTCGTCAGCGCGATGTGAAAGATGTCATAAAAGACCCTGCGTACCGTGTAAAACAGGAATGGGAGTTCCTCGCGCAAAAGGCGAGAGCGATGGGAGTTCTCGATTCACCGCCATCAGTCTCTGAGTTTTACAAGAGCGTTAGGCTGCAAATGCGGGATACGAAATCTCTGCAAAATGAAGCGGTGATCATCGCTGAACAATTGCGGGAGCTAGAAGAACCGCCTCCGCCGACTCCTGAGGAGTTCCGAACAAGGCCCTCTCCTATAGGCATTTTCTCACCACCACCGTCTCCCGGGAAGTTCATAGACAAAGACAGGGAATTAGAACAATTGTGGCAGTGGCTTGAGGATGAAGAACAGAAGACTCTGTCCATCGCTGAACCCCCTGGACGCGGTAAGACCTGTATTGCAGCAAAGTTATGCGACGAAGCCCAACAAAGCGGCAAATGGAAAGTCTACTGGGTGAACTGTTCAGCTCGGGTAACAATGGAAAGCATTCTTAAATCGTTCGCTGACGAGTGGGCGAAGGAGATTGCTGAGGATCCTGTTGCTGCGGACAGCGATTACTACCAACAACTCACCAACGCCAGTTACCTTTACGAAAGCCGATTGAACGCCTTGACGCGATGGCTAGGGCAGAAACAGCGGCTTATTGTGTTGGACAATTACTTCCTTGCCCATGAGACCTTAAACCAAGTGGTGATAGCCATAGACCGGAGTCCAGGGCAGACGAAGTTGCTACTTTTGGGGCGTAGAGAGCCGTCTGTGCTGGAGAGCACGGAACTCCCAACAGGAGTCCACAAGTTCCTTCGCCTTGACCCTTTGCCGCAAGAGTTCGCTCGTGAATACCTCATAGTGTGTGAAGACGCTCTACGGGAAACGTTGAGTGAAGAACAGGCTCTTGCCATCTGGCATAAGTGCGGTGGTGAGCCAGAGGCCATGAAACTGGCTGCCTTCGCTGCACGGCGGCGTTCCGTTGACGAACTGCTGCACCTTGATCTGCCCGATTGGTCAAGTGACATGAAAAGGTGGTTGGACGAATTAACGGAAATTCTCACTGATTCTGAACGCGATGCGCTTCGAGCAGCGTGCATCTTCTCTGAGCCGCATGAGCGCGCGCTGCTGGAGGCAGTGTGCACTGCAACCGCTGTGACTGATACGAGTAACGCCATTAATGGGTTGATTGATGCCCATTTGTTAGAACGCGATGCGGACGATCGTCTTTCTCTTCATGATATACTCCGCGACTACTGGCGTTCCAGGTTAGGCGAGGAGGCGAAACGGCTGCATGCTCGCGCTGCGGAATGGCTGGAAGAACGACGCACGCAGGTTAAGCAGACACAGATTTCACCAGACGTAGGAGATTGGGACGAAAACGCCCGCCGGCGGTGGGCGGATTACACCCGCCGTGCGTTCAACCACTGGCGGGAAGCAGGCGAACCTGCAAAGGCGCTTGCCTGCGCTGAAGACTTGTGGACAGTGGCAGAAGACCTACGCCTTCTCTGCCAGCAAGCGCTTGACCTGTGTGAGCAGGTTGGTGACGATGCGGCACGCGCCGTCTGGCTTCGTCGGGAAGCAGCGTTGTTATACAACGAGCAGAAAATGGACGCCGCTGAAAACCGATACCGACAGAGTTTGGAGTTAGACCGACAAGCAGGAAACGAGTTGGGACAAGCACAAACGGAGGCAGCATTAGCCTGGCTTTGTCTAGAGCAAGGGCGATTTGACGAAGCTGCTGACTTCGCTAACCACAGCCGTCTGCTGAGTCAGCAAGTTGGAGACAAGGTTACACATGCTGCCGCTCTTCATGTGATGGGTTTGGTCGAAGAAGTATACAGCCACTTTCTTGATGCTTTGACTTTGTTGGCAAGCGCCCGTTCGCTCCTACAGGAGGTTGGTACGGAAAGCGACGAACTCCAAGAGGACATAAAACGGGTAAGGAGGGCAATTTCTATGCGTACCATTCTGACCACTGTCGGCACGTCATTGCTAAGCAATGCCAGACGGGATTTGAACGAGCAGCAGCCCGATGAATACCAGCTTGCTAACTACCTGCGTCAGACGGACGCTGTGAAAGCCAGCGCCGAAACCAATTCGCTGTCGCGGCTATTGACAGAAGGCGACGAGCGCATTGTGTTCCTGTGCTCGCAAACGGTCGAGGGCAAGCAGTGCGCGGAGGCGTTGGCGCGGCACTACGAGAACTCGGGATGCGAAACCCGCGTGATAGAAGTGCCCGACCTGACCTATACAGAGAGCCGGTTCAAGATGCGGGGCTTGCGGTCGCTCGTGGCAACGCTCATTGATCAGATTCGCCGCGAGAAAGCCCAGGGACGCAGCGTGCTCATCAATGCGACGGGCGGGTTCAAGGCGGAAATCGCCTATGCGACATTGGTGGGGTTGCTGTTCGATGTGCCCGTTTACTACATTCACGAAGCCTTCCGTGACATCATCGAAATGCCGCCCACGCCTATCAGTTGGGATTACTCGCTGCTGGCAAGCTGTGAGGAGTTCTTTGAGTGGATTAATGCCGACTTGCGCCCAACGCCAGAAGTGGACGCACGGCTGCGCGGATTGCCAGAGGAGGTGCGGTTGCTGCTCGCAGAGGAAGAAGGCTTCACGCTGCTGTCGCCCGCGGGTGAGGCATTTTATGAAGCCTACCGTGACCATGTAGCACAAGCAAAGCCTGAACCCATCTGGCTCTCAGCGCAAGCCTGGGACACCTACCGCGCTGCTGCCCCCGACGTGCGCGAGTTATTTGATCGCGCGCTCAAGAAACTGGGACTGCGCGAGTTGCGTATCAGTGGCTCAGAGCGGGTGCGCAACTGTGATTGTCTCGTCTATCCGAGAGGTCACCGTGACGAGCGTGTATTCTTCTTTGAAGCCGATGACGGCAGCGTGCGCGTCTGCGAGCTGGCGCGACACAGCGACCAGAGTTATGAACGGCTGATAGCGCGCGGCGTGTGGCGGAATAAATACCAAGACTTTCAACCGTGGCGCGAAGGAAGTGTGCACTTATGA
- the cmr5 gene encoding type III-B CRISPR module-associated protein Cmr5, translating to MPSLQQTKDQERAAQAWRCVEEVKKKGKEFGSKYKSLVQKMPSYILTNGLGQSLAFLNAKTKGNPLDEHALLYEHLSNWVRPQVDPTSSQPLLQWVMNNDSNAYRRATAEALAFINWLKRFAEAELGE from the coding sequence ATGCCAAGTCTTCAGCAAACCAAAGACCAAGAGCGAGCGGCACAAGCGTGGAGATGTGTTGAGGAAGTGAAAAAGAAGGGCAAGGAGTTTGGCAGTAAATACAAAAGTCTTGTCCAAAAGATGCCGTCCTATATCCTGACCAACGGGTTAGGACAGTCGTTGGCGTTCCTCAATGCCAAGACGAAAGGCAATCCCCTTGACGAACACGCGTTGCTCTATGAGCACCTGTCTAATTGGGTCAGACCCCAAGTGGACCCAACCAGCAGCCAGCCCTTGTTGCAGTGGGTGATGAATAACGACAGTAATGCTTACCGCCGCGCCACTGCCGAGGCTTTAGCCTTCATCAATTGGCTGAAGCGGTTTGCGGAAGCAGAGTTAGGAGAATGA
- the ttcA gene encoding tRNA 2-thiocytidine(32) synthetase TtcA, which produces MVQLRIAERPAVGKPLEALERSLLRRVGRAIKEYNLIEDGDRILVAVSGGKDSWSLLHLLRLLQQRAPVSFEIFAVTIDQGYPGFRADLIEDYLKEHGYEYYIVKNPTYQIVLEKLEPGSTACGLCSRLRRGTLYRLATELKATKIALGHHADDLIVTLLLSIFFRGEIRTMPPRLISDDGRHIVIRPLCYVFEDELRQYAQGRGFPVVSCASPYCEDETALRYQMKALVADLEARYPRLKNSVLAALGKVNVTHLLDRRFLPLGSAAEEVSDPPGD; this is translated from the coding sequence ATGGTTCAGTTGCGCATAGCCGAGCGACCGGCGGTGGGCAAGCCGCTTGAGGCCCTCGAACGCTCTTTGCTGCGTCGCGTGGGACGAGCCATCAAGGAGTACAATCTCATCGAGGACGGCGATCGGATTCTGGTGGCCGTGTCGGGCGGAAAAGATAGCTGGTCGCTGCTTCATCTTCTTCGCCTGCTGCAGCAGCGCGCCCCCGTATCGTTTGAGATTTTCGCCGTAACGATTGATCAAGGCTATCCCGGCTTCCGCGCTGATCTCATCGAGGACTATCTCAAAGAGCACGGCTACGAGTATTACATCGTGAAGAATCCCACCTATCAGATCGTGCTGGAGAAGCTTGAGCCCGGATCAACGGCCTGTGGGTTGTGCTCGCGGCTCCGGCGGGGAACACTCTATCGGCTGGCGACCGAGTTGAAGGCCACCAAGATTGCTCTGGGCCATCACGCGGATGACCTCATCGTCACGCTGCTTCTTTCGATCTTCTTCCGGGGAGAGATTCGCACCATGCCGCCGCGGCTGATCTCCGATGACGGTCGGCATATTGTGATTCGGCCCCTCTGTTATGTGTTTGAAGATGAGTTGCGGCAGTATGCGCAGGGACGGGGTTTTCCCGTCGTCTCCTGCGCGTCTCCCTACTGCGAAGATGAAACGGCGCTTCGCTATCAGATGAAAGCGCTCGTGGCCGATTTGGAGGCTCGCTATCCCCGACTGAAAAATTCGGTGCTGGCGGCGCTGGGCAAGGTCAATGTGACGCATCTGCTCGACCGGCGCTTCCTTCCGCTCGGTTCAGCAGCGGAAGAGGTGAGCGATCCCCCGGGGGATTAA